The following coding sequences lie in one Arachis ipaensis cultivar K30076 chromosome B03, Araip1.1, whole genome shotgun sequence genomic window:
- the LOC107631208 gene encoding inverted formin-2-like isoform X1 → MAPRVKGKGVKGHRSSRTTVAATISTTSTSSGTSVVPDFQSGSLSQQPYLRVPNPGYTGLPPPSWPTPGCMDPPPPPPPPISIPPPLRNSNLLVDSETPGSSSTSPPSETASVPNSVTKERLVPDGKISWLPFPPGSQKITDIIKKRYDKPYKKFGDVPLPTKKLWFKEWKSHFLIDDDDDEFFWRAFKYRTSKRFSQMMSDIREGVDTTHEWLIPAYKKVLERYWKTDEK, encoded by the exons ATGGCTCCTCGGGTCAAGGGTAAAGGTGTCAAGGGTCATAGAAGTTCTCGCACCACTGTCGCAGCCACTATTTCAACCACCTCCACCTCTTCTGGGACTTCGGTTGTGCCAGATTTTCAATCAGGATCACTTAGCCAGCAACCGTATTTGAGGGTACCTAATCCAGGCTACACAGGTCTTCCTCCACCAAGTTGGCCTACTCCAGGATGTATGGATCCCCCTCCTCCACCCCCTCCTCCAATTTCGATTCCTCCTCCGCTTCGCAATTCCAATCTATTAGTTGATTCAGAGACACCTGGAAGCTCTAGTACATCTCCTCCATCAGAGACTGCATCGGTTCCTAATAGTGTCACAAAAGAAAGATTGGTTCCTGATGGAAAAATAAG TTGGTTACCTTTCCCTCCTGGTTCTCAGAAGATTACAGATATCATCAAGAAACGATATGATAAACCGTACAAAAAGTTTGGAGATGTCCCTCTTCCGACAAAGAAGCTTTGGTTTAAGGAGTGGAAG AGCCACTTtcttattgatgatgatgatgatgagtttttCTGGAGGGCTTTCAAGTATAGGACAAGTAAGCGATTTAGCCAAATGATGTCTGATATCCGTGAGGGTGTGGATACAACCCACGAATGGCTAATTCCTGCTTACAAAAAGGTGTTGGAAAGGTACtggaaaacagatgagaaatga
- the LOC107631204 gene encoding protein DEHYDRATION-INDUCED 19 isoform X1: MDSEFWTSRLAAAKRQYALQHHHPHLDRLGMDDFDLEEEVRPDFPCPYCYEDFDIASLCSHLEDEHSCESRVTICPICSVKVARDMLSHITLQHGHLFKLQRRRRLRRVAIPNSQTLSLLGRDLREAHLQVLLGGSGGYRSSNSSTVSNAATDPFLSSLILNFPACEAEEISKSVVTSAEESSAKNTAPSHIWKSSFDPSLSAEEREKRMRQAAGRSGFVQDLFLSTLLGD, from the exons ATGGATTCTGAGTTCTGGACCTCACGCCTTGCCGCTGCAAAAAGACAGTACGCGCTTCAGCATCATCACCCACACCTAG ATCGGTTGGGAATGGATGATTTTGATTTGGAGGAAGAGGTGCGACCAGATTTTCCGTGCCCCTATTGTTACGAGGACTTCGACATCGCCTCCTTGTGTTCGCATCTTGAAGATGAACATTCATGTGAATCCAGGGTCACG ATTTGTCCCATATGCTCAGTTAAAGTTGCAAGGGACATGTTGAGTCACATAACACTGCAACATGGGCACTTGTTTAAG TTACAGAGAAGGCGCAGGTTAAGAAGAGTTGCCATCCCAAACAGTCAAACATTGTCACTCTTGGGTCGTGATCTTCGTGAGGCTCATTTACAGGTGCTTCTTGGTGGCAGTGGCGGATATCGGTCATCAAACAGTTCCACAGTATCTAATGCAGCCACTGATCCGTTCTTGTCCTCTCTTATTTTAAATTTCCCTGCTTGTGAAGCTGAAGAAATTTCTAAATCTGTGGTAACAAGTGCTGAAGAGTCTTCTGCAAAGAATACAGCACCTTCACATATATGGAAATCAAG CTTTGATCCGTCGTTGAGCGCTGAAGAGCGGGAGAAAAGGATGAGACAAGCAGCTGGGAGATCTGGTTTTGTGCAGGATTTGTTTCTTTCGACCTTGTTAGGCGACTAA
- the LOC107631207 gene encoding 18.5 kDa class I heat shock protein-like: protein MSIIPTTNPLEENSSLALPQLSREDPLFVSRDVDWKETAEAHVFRADMTGLNKEEVKVEVEEGGVLQIIAERSVQREEKNGDATHRVECATGRFSRSFTLPANARMDQLKASIDNGVLTVTVPKDDLNLLHAVSN, encoded by the coding sequence ATGTCGATTATCCCAACGACGAACCCCTTGGAGGAAAACTCTTCCCTTGCACTACCACAACTGTCACGGGAGGACCCCTTGTTCGTGAGCAGAGACGTGGATTGGAAGGAGACGGCAGAAGCGCACGTGTTCAGGGCTGATATGACGGGTCTGAACAAAGAGGAGGTGaaggttgaagttgaagaaggcGGTGTGCTTCAGATAATCGCCGAGAGGAGCGTACAAAGGGAAGAAAAGAACGGTGATGCCACGCACCGCGTCGAGTGCGCCACTGGAAGATTCTCCAGGAGCTTCACTCTTCCTGCTAATGCTAGAATGGATCAGCTCAAAGCTTCCATCGACAATGGGGTTCTAACTGTCACTGTTCCCAAAGACGACCTCAACCTATTGCATGCTGTTTCCAATTGA
- the LOC107631205 gene encoding 17.3 kDa class I heat shock protein: MSLIPSFFGGRRSNVFDPFSLDVWDPFKDFQFPSSLTSSDNSAFVNTRVDWKETPEAHVFKADLPGLKKEEVKVEIEDNSVLQISGERNVEKEDKNDTWHRVERSSGKFMRRFRLPENAKMDEVKAAMENGVLTVTVPKAEVKKPDVKPIQITG; the protein is encoded by the coding sequence ATGTCGCTGATTCCAAGTTTCTTCGGTGGCCGAAGGAGCAACGTCTTCGATCCTTTCTCCCTCGACGTTTGGGACCCCTTTAAAGACTTCCAATTCCCGAGCTCTCTTACTTCTTCCGACAATTCTGCGTTCGTCAACACTCGTGTGGACTGGAAGGAGACTCCCGAAGCACATGTGTTCAAGGCTGATCTTCCTGGTCTGAAGAAGGAGGAAGTGAAGGTTGAGATCGAAGATAACAGTGTCCTTCAGATCAGCGGCGAGAGGAACGTTGAGAAGGAGGACAAGAACGACACCTGGCACCGTGTGGAGCGCAGCAGCGGCAAGTTCATGCGGAGGTTCAGGCTCCCCGAGAACGCCAAGATGGATGAGGTGAAGGCAGCCATGGAGAATGGTGTTCTCACTGTCACTGTTCCCAAAGCAGAAGTTAAGAAACCCGATGTTAAGCCTATTCAGATCACTGGTTAG
- the LOC107631206 gene encoding 17.3 kDa class I heat shock protein, with protein MSLIPSFFGGRRSDPFSLDVWDPFRDFQFPSSLASSENSAFVNTRVDWKETPEAHVFKADLPGLKKEEVKVEIEDNSVLQISGERNVEKEDKNDTWHRVERSSGKFMRRFRLPENAKMDQVKASMENGVLTVTVPKAEVKKPDVKPIQITG; from the coding sequence ATGTCGCTGATTCCAAGTTTCTTTGGTGGCAGAAGGAGCGACCCTTTCTCCCTCGACGTTTGGGACCCCTTCAGGGACTTCCAATTCCCGAGCTCTCTTGCTTCTTCAGAGAATTCTGCATTCGTGAACACTCGTGTGGATTGGAAGGAGACTCCCGAAGCACATGTGTTCAAGGCTGATCTTCCTGGTCTGAAGAAGGAGGAAGTGAAGGTTGAGATCGAAGATAACAGTGTCCTTCAGATCAGCGGCGAGAGGAACGTTGAGAAGGAGGACAAGAACGACACCTGGCACCGTGTGGAGCGCAGCAGCGGCAAGTTCATGCGGAGGTTCAGGCTTCCTGAGAATGCCAAGATGGATCAGGTGAAGGCATCCATGGAGAATGGTGTTCTTACTGTCACTGTTCCCAAGGCGGAAGTTAAGAAACCTGATGTTAAGCCCATTCAAATTACTGGTTAA
- the LOC107631208 gene encoding uncharacterized protein LOC107631208 isoform X2, whose product MKKQLGRTPTHEEVFKETHTLKSDKSKWVDKRSQDTHEKFIKKLAEVQAQHAEAQAQGMKLQPIDEDLIWEEVCGGQKKNRVYEKGSFFSNSIKSGTTFVNSVSGRAPRNQNSIPDLREQIHNLNEELFQRVTQQTDERISKLLDTRLAPLEKTQKKLEKLERAIGKAKKEKLKQNKWNEAYVSYYEKVRASNSSSAVPLPLPPPPPSMSSNEDYDDDEDEDDTEDYS is encoded by the exons ATG AAGAAGCAGTTGGGCCGTACACCAACCCACGAGGAGGTCTTCAAAGAAACCCACACACTTAAAAGTGACAAGTCTAAATGGGTGGACAAGCGCTCTCAAGACACTCAT GAGAAGTTTATAAAAAAGTTAGCAGAAGTTCAGGCCCAACATGCCGAAGCTCAAGCACAAGGAATGAAGCTACAACCAATTGATGAAGATTTGATTTGGGAGGAAGTGTGTGGTGGGCAAAAGAAGAATCGAGTTTACGAAAAAGGTTCATTCTTTTCTAACTCTATCAAGTCTGGAACCACTTTTGTCAATTCTGTATCTGGAAGAGCACCAAGAAATCAAAATTCTATTCCTGATTTGCGAGAACAGATTCATAATCTCAATGAAGAGCTTTTTCAGCGTGTTACTCAACAAACAGATGAGCGTATTAGTAAGTTGTTAGATACACGCTTGGCTCCTTTGGAAAAGActcaaaagaagttagaaaagttgGAACGGGCAATTGGAAAGGCCAAGAAGGAAAAGCtgaaacaaaataaatggaatgAGGCTTATGTTAGCTATTATGAGAAGGTTAGAGCGTCAAATAGTTCTAGTGCAGTTCCACTACCACTGCCACCACCGCCACCCTCAATGTCTTCGAATGAGgactatgatgatgatgaggatgaagatgacactgaagactatagctga
- the LOC107631204 gene encoding protein DEHYDRATION-INDUCED 19 isoform X2 → MDSEFWTSRLAAAKRQYALQHHHPHLDRLGMDDFDLEEEVRPDFPCPYCYEDFDIASLCSHLEDEHSCESRVTRRRRLRRVAIPNSQTLSLLGRDLREAHLQVLLGGSGGYRSSNSSTVSNAATDPFLSSLILNFPACEAEEISKSVVTSAEESSAKNTAPSHIWKSSFDPSLSAEEREKRMRQAAGRSGFVQDLFLSTLLGD, encoded by the exons ATGGATTCTGAGTTCTGGACCTCACGCCTTGCCGCTGCAAAAAGACAGTACGCGCTTCAGCATCATCACCCACACCTAG ATCGGTTGGGAATGGATGATTTTGATTTGGAGGAAGAGGTGCGACCAGATTTTCCGTGCCCCTATTGTTACGAGGACTTCGACATCGCCTCCTTGTGTTCGCATCTTGAAGATGAACATTCATGTGAATCCAGGGTCACG AGAAGGCGCAGGTTAAGAAGAGTTGCCATCCCAAACAGTCAAACATTGTCACTCTTGGGTCGTGATCTTCGTGAGGCTCATTTACAGGTGCTTCTTGGTGGCAGTGGCGGATATCGGTCATCAAACAGTTCCACAGTATCTAATGCAGCCACTGATCCGTTCTTGTCCTCTCTTATTTTAAATTTCCCTGCTTGTGAAGCTGAAGAAATTTCTAAATCTGTGGTAACAAGTGCTGAAGAGTCTTCTGCAAAGAATACAGCACCTTCACATATATGGAAATCAAG CTTTGATCCGTCGTTGAGCGCTGAAGAGCGGGAGAAAAGGATGAGACAAGCAGCTGGGAGATCTGGTTTTGTGCAGGATTTGTTTCTTTCGACCTTGTTAGGCGACTAA